A genomic region of Streptomyces rimosus contains the following coding sequences:
- a CDS encoding ABC transporter permease has translation MSELRVATVPPGGPFAGLADTAALAGRHLLHLRRAPGKFLGIVMNPLILLIAVGYLFRNSISVPGSGNYQEYLMAGVAVQVGLASIGPTAIGVAMDMRGGLVDRFRSLPVSRTAVLIGQTLSDLIVSALGLAIVMLVGLAVGWRPHTGPLSVLGGFAVILAFVYAMLWVGVLIGLLLRSPETIDSVGAIVLVAFSFLSNAFFSVQGLPSWIRPLAEWNPVSAVVTSCRTLWGNPVVTGTGFPADHPVLVTAGTLAVLLAVCVPLSLRAYRRA, from the coding sequence ATGAGTGAACTCCGCGTCGCGACGGTGCCGCCGGGCGGCCCGTTCGCGGGCCTGGCCGACACCGCCGCCCTGGCCGGGCGGCACCTGCTGCATCTGCGGCGGGCACCGGGGAAGTTCCTCGGCATCGTGATGAACCCGCTGATCCTGCTGATCGCGGTGGGCTATCTCTTCCGCAACTCCATCTCGGTGCCCGGCAGCGGCAATTACCAGGAGTACCTGATGGCCGGCGTGGCCGTGCAGGTCGGGCTGGCGAGCATCGGGCCGACCGCCATCGGCGTGGCGATGGACATGCGCGGCGGCCTGGTGGACCGCTTCCGGTCGCTGCCGGTCTCCCGTACGGCCGTCCTCATCGGCCAGACGCTCTCCGACCTGATCGTCTCGGCGCTCGGCCTGGCGATCGTGATGCTGGTGGGCCTGGCCGTCGGCTGGCGCCCGCACACGGGGCCGCTGTCGGTGCTGGGCGGCTTCGCGGTGATCCTCGCGTTCGTCTACGCCATGCTCTGGGTGGGCGTCCTGATCGGGCTGCTGCTGCGGTCGCCGGAGACCATCGACTCGGTGGGCGCGATCGTGCTGGTGGCGTTCTCGTTCCTGTCGAACGCCTTCTTCTCCGTACAGGGGCTGCCCTCGTGGATCCGGCCGCTCGCCGAGTGGAACCCGGTCAGCGCGGTGGTCACGTCCTGCCGCACCCTGTGGGGCAACCCGGTGGTGACCGGTACGGGCTTCCCGGCCGACCACCCGGTACTGGTGACGGCGGGCACGCTCGCCGTGCTGCTGGCCGTGTGCGTACCGCTGAGCCTGCGCGCGTACCGGAGGGCGTGA
- a CDS encoding AfsR/SARP family transcriptional regulator: protein MGVEHGGKTYRIRAKKVRTLLTVLALHAGRTVSWDTLVTELWPDKDLANSRNALHANTVRLRKLLESWELDEHPNDVVVTANNSYLLALPPESTDAARFLRLASQGSELLREDPGRAGEVLNEALRLWRGPALLDAGEGLLCRSTAAQLEERLMTLREDLVMVKLHTGGEREVIADLQELVVAHPGRERFSEQLMIALYRCGRQSEALAVYQRTRAWLVNELGLDVGRSLRELYQSVLAQDPVLDARA, encoded by the coding sequence ATGGGCGTCGAACACGGGGGAAAGACCTACCGGATTCGGGCGAAGAAGGTTCGCACACTGTTAACCGTCCTGGCGTTGCACGCCGGGCGGACGGTTTCCTGGGACACGCTGGTGACGGAGCTGTGGCCCGACAAGGACCTGGCGAACAGCAGGAACGCGCTGCACGCCAACACCGTACGACTGCGCAAGCTGCTGGAGAGCTGGGAGCTGGACGAACACCCCAACGACGTGGTGGTGACGGCCAACAACAGCTATCTGCTCGCCCTGCCACCCGAGTCGACCGACGCCGCTCGGTTCCTCAGACTCGCCTCGCAGGGCTCGGAGTTGCTGCGCGAGGACCCCGGGCGGGCCGGCGAGGTGCTCAACGAAGCCCTGCGGCTGTGGCGCGGGCCCGCCCTGCTGGACGCGGGCGAGGGCCTGCTCTGCCGGTCCACGGCCGCCCAGCTCGAAGAGCGGCTGATGACGCTGCGCGAGGACCTGGTGATGGTCAAGCTGCACACCGGGGGCGAGCGCGAGGTCATCGCCGACCTCCAGGAGCTGGTCGTGGCGCACCCCGGACGGGAGCGTTTCAGCGAGCAGCTGATGATCGCGCTCTATCGCTGCGGAAGACAGAGCGAAGCGCTGGCTGTCTACCAGCGCACGAGAGCCTGGCTGGTGAACGAGCTCGGGCTCGATGTCGGCCGCTCACTACGGGAGTTGTACCAGTCCGTACTGGCCCAGGACCCGGTGCTGGACGCACGGGCCTGA
- a CDS encoding tetratricopeptide repeat protein, translating into MEQHPMVARAEALVDLGRYAEAKSVLASRLQEDPQDLWALLELARCHLAGKETDQAVEVTGQALTLAPQDYATLHMRARALRQASRMEETGAVLREAIRVDPLRWTAYGTLAEIQPWLSDGDRQEGLRLGLEAVRLAPEEPRAYESLYKAALIANDQERARQTLVTLRQLDPTNSLAVVMQTDSAANAPGVKAAQAADLYADALGTLPDSDWLRSGLDAATYRLLRGTRWLALLCVAAAGAMLDIFPEEGKVPRELPVSLGQRLWMLVPMAALWGFGALLRYRRLRTGVQLNVRSLIRRGRWARVVLAQAVWAMLCALLLSQVPWSERTVPQVLFWAGIVPTLATVLFDRKKRK; encoded by the coding sequence ATGGAACAGCATCCGATGGTGGCCCGCGCCGAGGCGCTCGTGGACCTCGGCCGGTACGCCGAAGCCAAGTCCGTACTCGCTTCCCGGCTCCAGGAGGACCCGCAGGACCTGTGGGCGCTGCTGGAGCTCGCCCGCTGTCATCTGGCCGGCAAGGAGACGGACCAGGCCGTGGAGGTGACCGGGCAGGCCCTGACGCTGGCACCGCAGGACTACGCCACCCTCCACATGCGGGCGCGGGCCCTGCGGCAGGCGAGCCGGATGGAGGAGACGGGCGCTGTACTGCGGGAGGCGATACGCGTCGATCCGCTGCGCTGGACCGCCTATGGGACGCTCGCCGAGATCCAGCCCTGGCTGTCCGACGGTGACCGGCAGGAGGGGCTGCGTCTCGGTCTGGAGGCCGTACGGCTCGCCCCTGAGGAGCCGAGGGCGTACGAGTCGCTCTACAAGGCCGCGCTTATCGCGAACGATCAGGAACGCGCGCGGCAGACGCTCGTCACGCTGCGCCAATTGGACCCGACGAACTCGCTGGCCGTGGTGATGCAGACGGACAGCGCCGCCAACGCGCCGGGGGTGAAGGCCGCGCAGGCGGCCGATCTGTATGCCGACGCGCTCGGCACGCTGCCCGACTCGGACTGGCTGCGCAGCGGCCTGGACGCGGCGACCTACCGGCTGCTGCGCGGCACCCGCTGGCTGGCGCTGCTGTGCGTGGCGGCGGCGGGCGCCATGCTCGACATCTTCCCCGAGGAGGGGAAGGTGCCGCGGGAGCTGCCGGTGTCGCTCGGCCAGCGGCTGTGGATGCTGGTGCCGATGGCGGCGCTCTGGGGTTTCGGGGCGCTGCTGCGCTACCGACGCCTGCGTACGGGGGTGCAGTTGAACGTGCGGTCCCTGATCCGCCGGGGCCGCTGGGCCCGCGTCGTGCTCGCCCAGGCGGTCTGGGCGATGCTGTGCGCGCTGCTGCTCTCCCAGGTGCCGTGGTCGGAGCGTACGGTTCCGCAGGTGCTGTTCTGGGCGGGAATCGTGCCGACGCTGGCGACGGTCCTGTTCGACCGGAAGAAGCGCAAGTAG
- a CDS encoding ATP-binding protein, which yields MSEELALVRSLRGAVAAAPEDVPLRLHLAELLLEAGHHDAAITEVAVALQHAPGDEKARELMGRAMGAPAPAPAPVQQTPAPAQQTPAPVQQTPPVTPAAPVQEKPADARRGGFDWQAAEGEIRDVVPPRFVESPLRADGNDDPGDADAWEVDAPGTVRLADVGGMQDVKDRLEAAFLAPMRNPELRKLYGKSLRGGLLLYGPPGCGKTFIARAVAGELGAGFLSVSVNDVLDMWIGNSERNMHEIFATARRQAPCVVFLDELDALGGKRSRTQHSGMRNTVNQLLTELDGIDAQANEGVFVLAATNLPWDVDLALRRPGRLDRTLLVLPPDAPAREAILRYHLKDRPIENVDLAKLAKVTDGLSGADLAHVCESAAETALLDSARTGTVRMIGMKDLLGAAKAVVPSTEAWFSSARNVAMFANEGGTYDDLLAYLKKRRKL from the coding sequence ATGTCAGAGGAATTGGCGCTGGTTCGGAGTTTGCGTGGGGCCGTCGCGGCGGCGCCGGAGGATGTGCCGCTGCGGCTGCACCTCGCGGAGCTGCTGCTGGAGGCGGGGCACCATGATGCGGCCATCACCGAGGTGGCCGTCGCGTTGCAGCACGCGCCCGGGGACGAGAAGGCCCGGGAGCTGATGGGCCGGGCCATGGGGGCACCTGCCCCGGCCCCCGCGCCGGTTCAGCAGACACCCGCTCCGGCTCAGCAGACACCCGCCCCCGTTCAGCAGACGCCTCCGGTGACCCCGGCCGCACCCGTGCAGGAGAAGCCTGCCGACGCCCGGCGGGGCGGCTTCGACTGGCAGGCCGCCGAAGGCGAGATACGGGACGTCGTACCGCCCCGCTTCGTCGAGAGCCCCCTGCGCGCGGACGGAAACGACGACCCCGGTGACGCGGACGCCTGGGAGGTGGATGCGCCCGGCACCGTACGGCTGGCGGACGTCGGCGGGATGCAGGATGTGAAGGACCGGCTGGAGGCCGCCTTCCTCGCGCCGATGCGCAACCCCGAGCTGCGCAAGCTGTACGGCAAGAGCCTGCGCGGCGGACTGCTGCTGTACGGGCCGCCGGGCTGCGGCAAGACGTTCATCGCCCGTGCGGTGGCCGGTGAGCTGGGCGCCGGTTTCCTGTCCGTATCGGTCAACGACGTACTCGACATGTGGATCGGCAACTCCGAGCGCAACATGCACGAGATCTTCGCGACGGCCCGCCGCCAGGCGCCGTGCGTGGTCTTCCTCGACGAGCTGGACGCGCTCGGCGGCAAGCGCAGCCGTACGCAGCACAGCGGTATGCGCAACACGGTCAACCAGCTGCTGACCGAGCTGGACGGCATCGACGCGCAGGCCAACGAGGGCGTCTTCGTGCTGGCGGCCACCAACCTGCCCTGGGACGTGGACCTCGCCCTGCGCCGCCCCGGCCGCCTGGACCGCACCCTGCTGGTGCTGCCTCCGGACGCGCCCGCGCGCGAGGCGATCCTGCGCTACCACCTGAAGGACCGGCCCATCGAGAACGTCGACCTGGCCAAGCTGGCCAAGGTCACCGACGGCCTCTCGGGCGCCGACCTGGCACACGTCTGCGAGAGCGCCGCCGAGACCGCGCTGCTGGACTCGGCGCGCACCGGCACCGTCCGCATGATCGGCATGAAGGACCTGCTGGGCGCGGCGAAGGCGGTGGTGCCCTCGACCGAGGCGTGGTTCTCGTCCGCGCGGAACGTGGCGATGTTCGCCAACGAGGGCGGTACGTACGACGATCTGCTGGCGTACCTGAAGAAGCGGCGGAAGCTGTGA
- a CDS encoding D-alanyl-D-alanine carboxypeptidase family protein, with translation MTARVLTSRAAAIAGGALLALSPLTAQAAQAAQAPHTASTAQHSYPARTAPAVAAKGAVLVDGATGRALFGKEADTARPIASTAKIMAASVVLETQGVDLEKQVPVKQAYRDYVTQHGSSTADLQTGDKLTVRQLLYATLLPSGADAAYALADTFGTGATEAERTASFVSQLNAKAAELHLTHTAFDSFDGGGTDTSTPAELAKLARHAMRNDTFRTIVKTKQYKGEAPAANGRTRYYTWNNTNQLLGSYDGVIGIKTGTTTPAGDCLVFAATRGDKTLIGTVLNSKDRYADAAKLLDHGFGTTTAKAMKLRALPANSQRD, from the coding sequence GTGACTGCCAGAGTCCTGACTTCCCGCGCGGCGGCCATCGCCGGCGGCGCTCTGCTGGCCCTCTCCCCGCTGACCGCCCAGGCGGCCCAGGCGGCCCAGGCCCCCCACACCGCCTCGACCGCCCAGCACTCCTACCCCGCCCGCACCGCGCCGGCCGTCGCCGCCAAGGGCGCCGTCCTCGTGGACGGCGCGACCGGCAGGGCCCTCTTCGGCAAGGAAGCGGACACGGCCCGCCCCATAGCCAGCACCGCCAAGATCATGGCCGCTTCCGTGGTCCTGGAGACCCAGGGCGTCGATCTGGAGAAGCAGGTCCCCGTGAAGCAGGCGTACCGCGACTACGTCACCCAGCACGGCTCCAGCACCGCCGACCTCCAGACCGGCGACAAGCTCACCGTCCGCCAGCTGCTCTACGCCACCCTCCTGCCCTCCGGCGCCGACGCCGCCTACGCCCTCGCCGACACCTTCGGCACCGGCGCCACCGAGGCCGAGCGCACCGCGTCCTTCGTCTCCCAGCTGAACGCCAAGGCCGCCGAACTCCACCTCACACACACCGCGTTCGACTCCTTCGACGGCGGCGGCACCGACACCAGCACCCCGGCCGAACTCGCGAAGCTGGCCCGGCACGCCATGCGGAACGACACCTTCCGCACCATCGTCAAGACCAAGCAGTACAAGGGCGAGGCCCCGGCCGCCAACGGCCGCACCCGCTACTACACCTGGAACAACACCAACCAGCTGCTCGGCTCGTACGACGGCGTCATCGGCATCAAGACCGGCACCACCACCCCGGCCGGCGACTGCCTCGTCTTCGCCGCCACCCGCGGCGACAAGACCCTCATCGGCACCGTCCTCAACAGCAAGGACCGCTACGCCGACGCCGCCAAGCTCCTGGACCACGGCTTCGGCACCACCACCGCCAAGGCGATGAAGCTCCGCGCGCTGCCGGCGAACAGCCAGCGGGACTGA
- a CDS encoding MFS transporter → MSLTELNRAGLPDGGADAARPRKLPLAALLALATTVFITSLTETLPAGLLPAMSADLGVGESAAGQTVTVYALGTVLTAIPLSAATARWRRRKLLLTTVLGFALANTVTALSPYYPLTMVARFAAGVAAGLAWALLAGYARRMAPAHLEGRAIAVAMAGIPVALSLGVPAGTFVGKVVGWQVAFLVMTGLTVVLVGWIMAAVPDYPGQTAEKGAKGAKGGSSSMRAALKAPGVPPVLLVTLVFVLAHTILYTYIATFLDGLGMGGRTDVVLLVFGGASLLSIWAVGVLINRRLRALMVAGSLLVAVAGALLALLSGAPGLVYVAVVLWGLGWGGAPTLLQTAAGDAGGEQADAAQAMLVTLWNVAMAGGGVAGGVLLDALGTMALPWSAVGLMVPVVVVVLVARTHGFPARRVGS, encoded by the coding sequence ATGTCTCTTACGGAATTGAACAGGGCGGGTCTGCCTGACGGTGGCGCGGACGCGGCGCGGCCCCGGAAGCTTCCCCTGGCGGCGCTGCTCGCGCTGGCGACCACCGTATTCATCACGAGTCTCACCGAGACGCTGCCGGCCGGACTGCTGCCCGCGATGAGCGCTGACCTGGGCGTCGGCGAGTCGGCCGCCGGTCAGACGGTGACCGTGTACGCCCTCGGCACCGTCCTCACGGCGATACCGCTGTCAGCCGCCACCGCGCGCTGGCGCCGCCGCAAGCTGCTGCTCACCACCGTGCTCGGCTTCGCCCTCGCCAACACGGTGACCGCCCTCTCCCCGTACTACCCGCTGACCATGGTGGCCCGCTTCGCGGCGGGCGTCGCCGCCGGGCTGGCCTGGGCGCTGCTCGCCGGTTACGCGCGGCGGATGGCCCCGGCGCACCTGGAGGGCAGGGCCATCGCGGTGGCCATGGCCGGGATTCCCGTCGCGCTGTCCCTCGGCGTACCGGCCGGCACGTTCGTCGGCAAGGTCGTCGGCTGGCAGGTGGCGTTCCTCGTCATGACGGGGCTGACCGTCGTCCTGGTCGGGTGGATCATGGCCGCTGTTCCCGACTATCCCGGGCAGACCGCAGAGAAGGGGGCGAAGGGCGCGAAGGGGGGCTCGTCCTCCATGCGGGCAGCTCTCAAGGCTCCCGGTGTCCCCCCGGTCCTCCTGGTCACGCTCGTCTTCGTCCTTGCCCACACCATCCTCTACACCTACATCGCCACATTCCTCGACGGGCTGGGGATGGGCGGGCGGACCGATGTCGTCCTGCTGGTGTTCGGCGGGGCCTCGCTGCTGAGCATCTGGGCTGTCGGGGTTCTGATCAACCGCAGGCTGCGGGCCCTGATGGTGGCCGGGTCGCTGCTCGTCGCTGTGGCGGGCGCGCTTCTGGCCCTGCTCTCCGGCGCGCCCGGGTTGGTGTACGTCGCGGTGGTGCTGTGGGGTCTCGGCTGGGGCGGGGCGCCGACGCTGTTGCAGACGGCGGCGGGTGATGCCGGTGGCGAGCAGGCCGACGCGGCGCAGGCGATGCTGGTCACGCTGTGGAACGTGGCCATGGCGGGTGGCGGTGTGGCCGGTGGTGTGCTGCTGGACGCGCTCGGCACGATGGCGTTGCCGTGGAGTGCGGTGGGGTTGATGGTGCCGGTGGTGGTCGTGGTCCTCGTGGCGCGTACGCATGGGTTCCCCGCGCGGCGTGTCGGGAGTTGA
- a CDS encoding MerR family transcriptional regulator produces MRIGELSARTGTSRRMLRYYEEQGLIASQRCANGYRDYDELCVDRVQQVRGLLDAGLPTQTIRQILPCLGPPGRIDIPDPTPETLALLERECERMSRRIDYLTRNRDAMRAYVAQVRDSMRPEPATP; encoded by the coding sequence ATGCGCATCGGAGAACTCTCGGCACGCACCGGTACGTCGCGGCGGATGCTCCGCTACTACGAGGAGCAGGGGCTGATCGCCTCCCAGCGGTGCGCCAACGGCTACCGCGACTACGACGAACTCTGCGTCGACCGCGTCCAGCAGGTACGCGGACTGCTGGACGCCGGACTGCCGACCCAGACGATCCGGCAGATCCTGCCCTGCCTAGGCCCGCCCGGCCGGATCGACATCCCGGACCCGACCCCGGAAACGCTCGCCCTGCTGGAGCGCGAGTGCGAACGCATGTCACGCCGAATCGACTACCTGACCCGAAACCGCGACGCCATGCGCGCCTACGTGGCCCAGGTCCGCGACAGCATGCGCCCGGAACCCGCCACGCCCTGA
- a CDS encoding NAD-dependent epimerase/dehydratase family protein, which yields MSLYVVIGFGPAGAATARLLVEKGHSVRVITTSGRSAEPGIEHLAFDAADRERLSEAAQGAAAIVSCAGMPYHRWADVWPRLASSLCAAAEATGAVLVMLGNLYGYGPVDGPMTEELPLAATGPKGRVRAAVWQQARDLHEQGRIKAVEVRASDFFGPGVTDGGHLAGRVMPRLLRGKPVSVFGDPDVPHSWSYLPDVARALVEVAGTERAWGRAWHVPNEPARSVREMVDRLAAESGSGTVAVRRLSPAVLGVASLVSPLIREMKEIRYQFDRPFVVDASAYEAAFAVRATPLDEQVKVTVDWWREQLAGTG from the coding sequence GTGAGCCTTTACGTCGTCATAGGATTCGGGCCCGCCGGGGCGGCCACTGCTCGATTGCTGGTTGAAAAGGGGCATTCGGTACGGGTCATTACCACTTCGGGCCGTAGCGCCGAGCCGGGTATCGAGCACCTTGCGTTCGACGCGGCGGATCGCGAGCGGCTGAGTGAGGCCGCGCAGGGTGCCGCTGCGATCGTCAGCTGTGCCGGGATGCCTTATCACCGCTGGGCCGACGTGTGGCCGCGGCTGGCCTCGTCGCTCTGTGCGGCGGCCGAGGCGACCGGGGCCGTTCTGGTCATGCTGGGCAACCTGTACGGCTACGGTCCGGTGGACGGCCCCATGACCGAGGAGCTCCCGCTCGCCGCGACCGGACCCAAGGGGCGGGTGCGCGCCGCTGTCTGGCAGCAGGCGCGGGACCTGCACGAGCAGGGCCGGATCAAGGCCGTCGAGGTACGGGCCTCGGACTTCTTCGGGCCCGGTGTGACCGACGGCGGGCACCTGGCCGGGCGGGTCATGCCGCGGCTGCTGCGCGGCAAGCCGGTCTCCGTGTTCGGGGACCCGGACGTCCCGCACAGCTGGAGCTACCTCCCCGACGTGGCCCGGGCCCTGGTCGAGGTCGCGGGTACGGAACGGGCCTGGGGACGGGCCTGGCACGTGCCGAACGAGCCGGCGCGGTCCGTCCGGGAGATGGTCGACCGCCTTGCCGCCGAGTCCGGATCGGGGACGGTGGCGGTGCGCCGGCTCTCGCCGGCCGTGCTCGGCGTCGCCTCGCTGGTCTCGCCGCTGATCCGCGAGATGAAGGAGATCCGGTACCAGTTCGACCGTCCCTTCGTCGTCGACGCGAGCGCCTACGAGGCCGCCTTCGCGGTACGGGCCACTCCCCTGGACGAGCAGGTCAAGGTGACGGTTGACTGGTGGCGCGAGCAGCTGGCCGGTACCGGGTGA